The following nucleotide sequence is from Pseudanabaena sp. BC1403.
CGTGCATCATCCTCACTTTTTTGAATGTGTACTCAGTGACGAGCCCCACCTGTTTAATTACCAGTTTAGAGTTAAGTCTGGAGACAGCGATCGGCTAATTCACGATCCTTACTATTTCAGATCTCCTTTACTGACAGAATTTGACGCTCACCTATTTGGTGAAGGTACGCATTACCAGATTTACGAAAAAATGGGCGCACACCCCACCACAATAGACGGCGTGAGTGGAGTTTATTTCGCGGTTTGGGCACCCAATGCTCGTAATGTATCTGTCATCGGCGACTTTAATAGCTGGGATGGACGAAAGAACCAAATGCGTAAAGGCAATACAGGCATTTGGGATCTGTTTATTCCTGAATTAGTAGTTGGTACAGTTTACAAATACGAAATTAAAAGCCCTGAAGGGCATATCTACGAAAAATCCGACCCCTACGGCTATTTTCAGGAAGTGCGTCCTAAAACCGCCTCGATTGTCACCGATCTCAGTACCTACGAATGGAATGATCAAGCATGGCTAGACAAGCGCCGCACTGAAGATCCTCTTAAAAAGCCAATCTCGGTCTATGAAATGCATCTTGGCTCATGGATGCACGCCTCGGCTGCCAATCCTCCTGCTAGTGGATACCAGAGCGTATCAGCCGCTGATCTTAAACCTGGAGCAAGATTTCTCACCTATCGCGAACTCGCCGAAGACTTGATCCCCTACGTCAAGGAGATGGGCTATACCCACATTGAAATGATGCCTGTAGCCGAGCATCCCTTCGATGGCTCATGGGGTTATCAAGTGACGGGCTACTATGCCGCCACATCGCGCTATGGCACACCCCAAGACTTGATGTACTTCATCGATAAGTGTCACCAAAACGATATTGGCATTATTGTTGACTGGGTTCCTGCCCACTTCCCTAAAGATGGACATGGTTTATCCTTCTTTGATGGCACATTTCTCTATGAACCCGCCGATGTCCGCATTGGTGAGCATAAAGAATGGGGAACCAAAATCTTTAACTACAAACGCAGTGAAGTTAAGAATTTCCTGATTGCCAATGTACTGTTCTGGTTTGACAAATATCACATCGATGGAATCCGTGTCGATGCGGTTGCTTCGATGATCTATCGCGATTACAACCGCGAACCAGGTACATGGCTTGCCAACGAGTACGGCGGTCGCGAAAGTCTCGAAGCGATCGAGCTATTCCGCCATTTACATAGCATTCTGTTCACCTATTACCCAGGCGCTTTATCCATTGCGGAAGAGTCCACCTCTTGGCCGATGGTGACATGGCCCGCCTACTCAGGTGGATTAGGCTTCAACCTGAAGTGGAATATGGGCTGGATGCATGACATGCTCGATTATTTCAAACTCGATCCATATTTCCGTGGACATAACAACAATTATCTCACCTTCAGTATTTGGTATGCCTTCAGCGAAAACTTCATGTTGGCGCTCTCGCATGATGAAGTGGTGCATGGCAAGAGTCCGATGATTGGTAAGATGCCTGGAGATGAATGGCAGAAGTTTGCGAACTTGCGTTGTCTCTATGGCTATATGTTTACCCATCCTGGCAAGAAGACCATGTTTATGGGCATGGAATTTGGACAATGGGCAGAATGGAACGTATGGGGTGAT
It contains:
- the glgB gene encoding 1,4-alpha-glucan branching protein GlgB, producing the protein MTPTLPTEQIDRIVWNQHHDPFTVLGPHEIEQEGKSVWVVRAYLPDAEAVYVVNSEKNQEYPMHSVHHPHFFECVLSDEPHLFNYQFRVKSGDSDRLIHDPYYFRSPLLTEFDAHLFGEGTHYQIYEKMGAHPTTIDGVSGVYFAVWAPNARNVSVIGDFNSWDGRKNQMRKGNTGIWDLFIPELVVGTVYKYEIKSPEGHIYEKSDPYGYFQEVRPKTASIVTDLSTYEWNDQAWLDKRRTEDPLKKPISVYEMHLGSWMHASAANPPASGYQSVSAADLKPGARFLTYRELAEDLIPYVKEMGYTHIEMMPVAEHPFDGSWGYQVTGYYAATSRYGTPQDLMYFIDKCHQNDIGIIVDWVPAHFPKDGHGLSFFDGTFLYEPADVRIGEHKEWGTKIFNYKRSEVKNFLIANVLFWFDKYHIDGIRVDAVASMIYRDYNREPGTWLANEYGGRESLEAIELFRHLHSILFTYYPGALSIAEESTSWPMVTWPAYSGGLGFNLKWNMGWMHDMLDYFKLDPYFRGHNNNYLTFSIWYAFSENFMLALSHDEVVHGKSPMIGKMPGDEWQKFANLRCLYGYMFTHPGKKTMFMGMEFGQWAEWNVWGDLEWHLLQYPSHKTLQKYVGDLNKLLRSLPELYTQDFTQDGFEWIECNDTKNSVISFLRKGLDGEFVLVVCNFTPVVHHNYRVGVPEKGFYKEVLNSDAPIYGGSGVGNLGGKYSDDYGSHGKPYSVDVTAPPLSVVVLKYIGEV